In the Streptomyces formicae genome, one interval contains:
- a CDS encoding NAD(P)/FAD-dependent oxidoreductase: MCKTVELVEEHTVHEQTEVLVVGGGPAGATAAALLARQGHEVIVLERERFPRYHIGESLLPSLLPVLDVLGAREVVERQGFVRKAGAFYGWGGQEWSLGFDEPGRPAAYSFQVIRSQFDQLLLNHARSRGADVREEARAGRVTFADSAFSADSAESAEGRGAPRAAEVSWTQNGTANSITFRHMVDASGRAGVLAARQLQIRRVHDVFRNVAVWGYWRGAAPLAAAPSGAIGVFSLPDHGWLWAIPLHDGTLSVGLVTDKRSFARSRQARKGSLQAVYDEAIGRCPLLSGLLAQAEQTSRLRTESDYSYVSEAFCGPGWFAAGDAACFLDPLLSTGVHLAMYSGLLAAASISSVFEGEVTEQAARAFYQTAYRHAYERLLILVSAFYRIHEGRDAHFRTAQKLSRHDQARLRLHESFLNIITGVEDLHDSQTDVVDVFLHKVRRTANGRPPHGLAGHGTSDLLPLPVTPDRAAAGLYLSLTPHPRLRHAPSSA; this comes from the coding sequence GTGTGCAAGACCGTTGAACTGGTGGAGGAGCACACCGTGCACGAGCAGACCGAGGTCCTGGTGGTCGGCGGTGGGCCGGCGGGTGCGACCGCCGCGGCCCTGCTCGCCCGGCAGGGACACGAGGTGATCGTCCTGGAGCGAGAACGGTTCCCGCGCTATCACATCGGTGAGTCACTGCTGCCTTCGCTGCTGCCCGTCCTGGATGTCCTGGGCGCACGCGAGGTGGTCGAACGGCAGGGCTTCGTCCGCAAGGCGGGCGCCTTCTACGGCTGGGGAGGACAGGAATGGTCGCTGGGATTCGACGAGCCCGGCAGGCCCGCCGCCTACAGCTTCCAGGTGATCCGCTCGCAGTTCGACCAGCTACTCCTCAACCATGCACGGAGCCGAGGAGCGGACGTACGCGAAGAGGCACGCGCGGGCCGGGTCACTTTCGCCGACTCCGCCTTCTCAGCCGACTCCGCTGAGTCCGCTGAAGGAAGAGGTGCGCCCCGCGCCGCAGAAGTGTCCTGGACCCAGAACGGCACCGCCAACAGCATCACGTTCCGTCACATGGTCGACGCGTCCGGCCGCGCCGGGGTCCTGGCCGCCCGGCAGTTGCAGATCCGGCGCGTCCACGACGTCTTCCGCAACGTTGCCGTGTGGGGCTACTGGCGCGGCGCGGCGCCCCTTGCCGCCGCCCCCAGCGGTGCGATCGGGGTGTTCTCCCTCCCCGACCACGGCTGGCTCTGGGCCATCCCGCTGCACGACGGCACGCTCAGCGTCGGCCTGGTCACCGACAAACGCTCCTTCGCCCGGTCCAGGCAGGCACGTAAGGGCTCACTCCAGGCCGTCTACGACGAGGCCATCGGCCGATGCCCACTCCTGTCCGGCCTGCTCGCCCAAGCCGAACAGACCAGCAGACTCAGGACCGAGAGCGACTATTCCTACGTCAGCGAGGCGTTTTGCGGCCCGGGGTGGTTCGCCGCAGGGGACGCCGCGTGCTTCTTGGACCCGCTGCTGTCCACCGGTGTCCACCTGGCCATGTACAGCGGACTGCTCGCCGCCGCCTCGATCAGCAGTGTGTTCGAAGGCGAAGTCACCGAGCAGGCGGCCCGCGCCTTCTACCAGACTGCCTACCGACACGCCTACGAGCGCCTGCTCATCCTGGTCAGCGCGTTCTACCGCATTCACGAGGGACGGGACGCCCACTTCCGCACAGCCCAGAAGCTGAGCAGGCACGATCAGGCGCGACTCCGCCTGCACGAGTCCTTCCTCAACATCATCACCGGGGTCGAAGACCTCCACGACAGCCAGACCGACGTCGTGGACGTCTTCTTGCACAAGGTGCGCCGCACGGCCAACGGGCGCCCACCGCACGGACTCGCGGGCCACGGCACGAGCGACCTGCTGCCCCTGCCGGTCACACCAGACCGGGCAGCGGCCGGCCTCTACCTCAGCCTGACGCCACACCCTCGGCTTCGCCACGCTCCCAGCAGCGCCTGA
- a CDS encoding LysR family transcriptional regulator, translated as MDVEALRTFVAVAETGQFQAAADELGISQQAASKRIAALERHLAVTLLVRTSRGSRLSLDGQVFLPHAKKVLAAIEQAEQAVRPGSRPLRVDVLNRRISPAQAVYRFYRSHPEMDLDAVTLSEESAAQAAQAVLEGTVDASFRALAADQVPAGISAERLLDAPLELLVGPGHPLADAPWVSPADLAGHRIWIPGIRPGTEWAAFYQALSDAFGLSIDALGPNFGDEALMDALADSASLATLIGSGDRYLWPQAHDLRRIPLHDPTPVYPHVLLFRSGDQHPVLNALRDHLRTAGPPTPHDVWAPDWVDR; from the coding sequence GTGGATGTTGAAGCGCTGCGGACGTTCGTGGCCGTCGCCGAGACCGGCCAGTTCCAGGCTGCGGCCGACGAGTTGGGGATCAGCCAGCAGGCGGCCTCAAAGCGGATCGCGGCCCTGGAGAGACACCTCGCGGTCACGCTCCTGGTGCGGACTTCCCGAGGCTCCCGGCTGAGCCTGGACGGGCAGGTCTTCCTGCCGCACGCCAAGAAGGTCCTGGCGGCCATCGAGCAGGCCGAGCAGGCCGTGCGCCCCGGCAGCCGTCCCTTGCGTGTCGATGTCCTCAATCGGCGTATCTCTCCGGCTCAGGCCGTTTACCGGTTCTACCGCTCCCACCCCGAGATGGACCTGGACGCGGTCACGCTGAGCGAGGAGAGCGCCGCCCAGGCCGCCCAGGCGGTACTCGAAGGGACCGTCGACGCGTCCTTCCGTGCCCTGGCGGCAGACCAGGTCCCGGCCGGGATCAGCGCCGAACGACTCCTCGACGCACCTCTGGAGCTCCTGGTCGGCCCCGGCCACCCGCTGGCTGACGCGCCCTGGGTCAGTCCTGCGGACCTGGCCGGCCACCGCATCTGGATCCCCGGGATCAGGCCAGGCACGGAGTGGGCGGCGTTCTACCAGGCGCTGTCCGATGCCTTCGGCCTGAGCATCGATGCACTCGGCCCCAACTTCGGTGACGAGGCCCTGATGGACGCGCTGGCCGACTCGGCCTCGCTGGCCACCCTCATCGGCAGCGGGGATCGGTACCTGTGGCCCCAGGCCCACGACCTGCGGCGCATCCCGTTGCACGACCCGACCCCGGTCTATCCGCACGTGCTGCTGTTCCGCAGCGGAGACCAGCACCCCGTGCTGAACGCGCTACGCGACCATCTGCGCACCGCAGGCCCACCAACCCCGCACGACGTGTGGGCACCGGACTGGGTAGACCGCTGA
- a CDS encoding DapH/DapD/GlmU-related protein, protein MYVQTPEFARHAERIEEVTNATSRLNVLPFSDSGGRAELLSVVFGGPLPESVTIYPPFFTEHGLNTTFGENVFVNQGCTFMDKGGIRIGNGVMIAPKVSLITGGHPLPLAERREYLSFAPIVIEDDVWIGTAAVITQGVTIGAGAVVAAGAVVTRDVPAGSVVAGVPARVIKTID, encoded by the coding sequence ATGTATGTCCAGACGCCTGAGTTCGCGCGTCACGCGGAGCGGATCGAGGAGGTGACCAATGCGACGTCTCGACTGAACGTGCTTCCGTTCAGCGACAGCGGAGGTCGCGCGGAACTACTTTCTGTTGTGTTCGGTGGTCCGCTCCCGGAGTCGGTGACGATCTACCCGCCGTTCTTTACTGAGCACGGGCTGAACACGACATTCGGGGAGAACGTCTTCGTCAACCAGGGATGCACCTTCATGGACAAGGGCGGCATCCGTATCGGCAACGGCGTCATGATCGCCCCGAAGGTCAGCCTCATCACCGGAGGCCATCCACTGCCCCTGGCCGAGCGCCGCGAGTACCTCTCCTTCGCCCCGATCGTCATTGAGGACGACGTCTGGATCGGGACGGCTGCCGTGATCACGCAGGGGGTAACCATCGGTGCCGGTGCGGTGGTCGCTGCCGGTGCGGTGGTCACTCGTGATGTTCCTGCCGGCAGTGTGGTCGCGGGAGTGCCCGCCCGGGTGATCAAAACGATTGACTGA